In the Phyllopteryx taeniolatus isolate TA_2022b chromosome 1, UOR_Ptae_1.2, whole genome shotgun sequence genome, GCACCAACACTTAAAGCAAATGCGTGCCTCATTAGACGTTTCATGTCAAGCAAAAATTGGTCGGCGTAGTTGAACAGGACAAGTGGCATACCGAGCAAACCGAGTAGCATTGTCGTCGCTGGCGTCGGCTAAAGTCCTGTAACCTTTCCCAAATGTTTCCATTTCACAGCATTTAGCATGGGTGTGCCATCAAGTATGTGTTTGCGTCACTCGCGTGTCCATCCAACTTCTAAAGTGTGCTTTTGAATTTGCATCAGGCTGTGGTTGGTGTTCACATGATTCATCAGGGCAGAGCTTAATTGGGCTTGAGGGGAGTTGACTTTTCACCTCTCCATCACCTGAGTGATGACCTTGCTGAGAAATACAGCGCTCGAACGAAAGCTGCAGGCCTGCAATGGTCCCCAGAGTAAACATAACCTTTACCAATGGGTCATTCCAGCAAATCTGCGCCATTTGCTTGTTGTAACTCTCTCAAAATAAAcctacatttcttttcttttttttttctaactctAAATCTGATAATGTACATATTGAACTgctcaaactgtatttactactcaaaatttattttttacatcactGTTTTACTATACAAAAACCGAAAGTAACAGCGGAGTTTCTAGCATAGACAAGAAATATAGACACATGGCATTTATGCTAAAAGCATGTTGACATTGAGCATATTAGTGATTTAACAAAAAcgcattttaaaaagtaaacaaataacattcaaacaaataataatttagggAACAGGACTGTGCTAACatcatttgcctcacagttctgaggttgcggtttcaaatccggcctcccctgtgtggcgtttgtgtgtcgtggcttttctccgggcactccggtttcctcccgcataccaaaaacatgcatgctcggttaattgaagaccgtAGGTCTGAAAGatcgtttgtctatatgtgccctgggataggctccagtgcgcGCGAGTCCTTCTAATATTTTAACCACCCAGTGATCATTGAAATATCATCgattcaacagaaaaaaatagtgaaGCGTGAACTTATTTTTGGCCTTCAGCAGATATTAATGACTCGGCCTCCTCTGGACCATGCGACTTGTGGCATATTCCACATTTTGTTCGAGGGGGTAATGTGTTAGAGTAACAGGACTCATTGCAAACCCAGCCTGTGACACGACCAAAATGGGAATTTAAATtagttttgctgttttgtttttcaagaaaataaagcATAGTTGGCATAAGGAGTAACACAAATGTgtgaaaaatataacatttgtaCACGACTTGAATTATTTCTAATTTGAAGAAGTGGGGACATGCAACGTCAGCTATTTTTCCCAGTGTTCAATGtagtttaaattttaaattgcaATTATTAAGTATacacttttaaattaaaaaaacaaattgtacagttcattttatttcagtggTACCGATTTGGTGTACATGCATTGTTTTGTACTGCTTGTCGTCGTCGGGGTTGTTTGTAAACTGGAGACTGACTGACACTGAATCACAGGTAAACATGTACACTCACGGACAAGTTGGAGTCCTTCATGACCCTAGCCAgcatgttttaggaatgtggaCAGAAGACAAAATACccagagaaatcccacgcaagaacatgcaaacgcatGAACCACTCGTCCACCATGGTATTTGTACAGGATATAGTATATAATATTGATCCATGTATAGTGGTCACCACAATGGTGTTTGAACAATGTTTTTCAGCAGTATTACAGAATTCTGAAAAAGTATTATTAGAACCCGCCCTCTTGTTGTTGTCGGCACGACTTGAGCCGGTTCCCAAAGCCGGCGGTGTAAGATATCATTTCAGAGGGAGCAAAAGCTGACGACACAACAGGGTAGTCGTTATCTCGTCTGCCTCACACGGACGGACGGAGGAGAGGTTTGAGTCTTGGCTCAGACCTTCTTATGGGAACTTTGCGTGTTCCCTCCCTCAGGATTAATACATTCATATTTTCCAgcacaaatgatttttttccctcggGCAAAGTTCTCCCCGCAGACACTTATCATTCTCCTGATTCCAACAGAGTCATTTTACTAATTAACCAACTTCTTTAGAGTACATTTCCTGGTATGTTGTGGCAACACCCCACCCCTGTGCCACCAATTGTTCACCACTCTCTAAAGGAGGTTTGCCATATATTATGAATATAATGTTCTGGAATATTTGTGTTGCCCCCCTCTGATCTCTCTGAATAACAACAGCCAATACTTTTCCCCACAAAAGCCATTTGTCACAGACGGAAAGTTGCAGGACGACGGGGGCTTCGTttgaccaaaaagaaaaagaaaaaaaaaagacattgtgactttttgttttgagcTGAATCTGCACATGAAAagcttttttgtactttttacaaGTTCACCTTATAAATCGAGTTGGAGCAGAAACTGGTTGGACATGTCACCTGACATTGATGCGAATGACACATTCAACATTCCAGGGTTGCGTCAAACTACCCTATAAAAGGCCTGCTCGCCTTCGTCTTCAGCACATCCTCTCAGCATCAAGCATCGGGACTGCAAAGGTAACACGACGCAGCTTTACACCAACTGCCATTCCTTTCGTATCATTTCAACAACTCAATTTCAGCAACTGTGTTTTTACACGGTCACCATTGAAGAGCCACTTCTGTAATTTTCTGTCATTGCACAGATGGCATTTACTCTTCGCTCGTTGTTCCTCCTCTGCGGGATCAGTGGACTCTTGGCTGCAGTCGTAAGTCAAAAGTTCACCTGATGACTTTAATCAACATATTTACATGTTGGCGAGATCTGAGTCTGTTTTTAACAACGTGTTTTCTTCTCCACAGCGGGCAGACAAGGATGGTTTGTCGCTTTCTTTTATTATGATActttcattttggtttgacaCCAGATTGAGTTGGCATATTGCTGTTTTCTGTCTAACACAACAATTGTGTTGCAGGAAATTACTGTCCTAAGGGCTGGACTCAGTTGGATGACCATTGTTACATCTTTGTTCAACAGCTGAGAACTTTTATTGATGCAGAGGTATGGCAGACTGCGATCCAACACTTTataaaattacagtacatgaaatGACGCCTTTTAATCCTAATCATTGAGTTGCACCTTTGTTATTTTCTCCCATCAGCAAATCTGCATACTTAGAGGTGGGAATCTGGTCTCTATCCTCGACGCCAAGGAAAACGCATTGGTCCTCGAGCTGATTCGTGACACGCTTGGTAACATTCAAGACACCTGGATTGGACACCATGATGGAGTTGCGGTAAAACATTGACCAGTGTAAAAGTTCTCATGCAACAGTATCAGTTGTTTTATTCTTAGTTGGAAATGAATTGTAATATCTTCAGTCCTCACCTCACTCCTTGTTCTGCAGACTGACAGTTGACAGTCTAGTACGACTGTGGACGTCACCACAGAATTGAGCACAATCATGTACACGCCGTCTTTGCGTCTGACTCGATTGCAGGAGGGAACCTTCCTCTGGACTGACGGCTCACCTGTGGATTTTGAAGCATATACCCCCCCTCAGCCTGACGACTTTAATGACATGGAAGACTGTGTGGAGATTTCTGATGAAAGTAAGAATGTTTTCTTTACCTACGCCTCTGAACTaattaatgttaaatgttttcGGGTACTTTGAGCTACAACTGGTTAATACTATATTATATCAGAGAATACAACAAACTATTTGCAGTCAATCCTACCTGCAGGGAAGGTCATAGTGTCTCATCTaatgctctctctctttctacaGCGGAGGCATGGAATGATGACCAATGCACTGACCTAAATTTCTTTGTCTGCATCAAAGAAGCACACGAGCACTAATCAACTCAACCACCATCGCATCAATcttcaaaaatgtcttttccaAAATCTTAAGAATCGTCTGAGAAAATAGCTGACTTCCAGTGGTATCTTTGTATCTATCTTTTGTCTCCTACGCAGTTCAATTTTTTCTTGATGGCAATCAAATTTGGAAGGTCAAAGGGTATCTGTAATAAATGAAGGAATCTCTCAACGcacctgtttgtttgtgtatgcgAGTCTGCTTACTTTGCTCAATGGTCAACCTCCAACCTTGACAGTTTATTGACTTAGGAGAAACACCTCATTTGTTAACATGGACTGCGGCACAAGTATAAAAATGAAACCAAGCACTGTCATGAAAAATGCAACATACACCTacctgaacacaaacacactgcatGGCTGCTCGCATGCCAGTCAGCGGCTAGATGCCAAGGCAGCAGTTTACATGTTCACGAGGTGATCCTTCTTGTCAGACATCACAAACCCATGGACTTCCAATGCACCACATCAGTCAAACGAGATCCAAAATTATAGTCTTTTGTCAAGGATCCTATCACGTAAACACAAAGAGGATCAAAGAAAACACAAGCTTCCAACTGTTACCGAAAGAAAAGGGCATTCAATATGTTTGGCCACACAACTGCTTTGATAAATGCTCCCTGATGCTCGACTGAAGTGTTTGGAGATCCCGGGAGTCATTTCTGCTGTGAAAACTAGGTGCCCTgacttccttttctttttacaaaaagtCTGTCAAAAGGCAAGTTGAGTATGCAGAGGTAATCCTTTGAGACTTATCTTGACTTTGGGGCATATCTTTGGTGAAAATTTGGGTCAGACTCCAAACACCCCAAAGTTCCAACAGTTACAGAATCATCGACagtatttgccaagtatgttaaaaaaatacaaggaaTGTATTTTCCTGTAGTTTGTACAAATTACTTTATACTTATGTACACTTTGGGAATGATTAGCTAAAGGTTTGGGGGGGGCGCGGAAACTGATCAAAATCTAACCAGACATTTTTCACAGATAATTGACCATGTACGATGGGGTGGCCAGCGGGTTGGTTCAGCACAGGGCAGAAAGCTCATATCTCCAAAACCGTCACTTTACaggagaaagaagaaaagaaggttTGTTGATGTCGTTAACATTGGATTGTCAAAGAAATCTGGACATTTTCCAACCAGGtctggtcaataatttgtagtGGCGGTAATGCAACATAAAGCTGAATGCCAACCAccgtaaaacaagaaaaagaagaagaatttgtacaaccccaaagacaaaatatttaatgttcaaactgatcaacttaattgtttttagcaaataatcattaacttagaattttatggctgcaacacgttgcaaaaaagctgggacagggtcatgtttaccactgtgttacatcaccttttcttttaacaacattcaataaacgtttgggaactgaggacactaattgttgaagctttgtaggtggaattctttcccattcttgcccgatgtacagcttcagccactcaacagtccggggtctctgttctcgtattttacgcttcataatgcgccacacattttcaatgggagacaggtctggactgcaggcagaccagtctagtacccgcactcttttactacgaagccacgctgttgtaacacgtgcagaatgtggtttggcattgtcttgctgaaataagctggggtgtccatgaaaaagacattgcttggatggcagcatatgtttctccaaaacctgtatgtacctttcagcattaatggtgccttcacagatgtgtaagttacccatgccattggcactaacacagccccataccatcacagatgctggcttttgaactttgcgtccataacagaccggatggttcttttcctctttgacccggaggacacgacgtgcacaatttcccaaaacaatttgaaatctggactcgtcggaccacagaacacttttccacttcgcgtcagtccatcttagatgagctcgggcccagagaagccggtggcatttctgggtgttgttgataaatggcttttggtttgcatagtagagtttcaagttgcacttacggatgtagcgccgaactgtatttactgacattggttttctgaagtgttccagagcccatgcggtgatatcctttacatattgatgtcggtttttgatgcagtgccacctgagggatcgaaggtcacaggcattccatgttggttttcggccttgccgcttacaagctgtgatttctccagattctctgaactttttgataatattattgaccgtcgatgatgaaatcccttaattccttgcaattgtacgttgaggaacattgtccttaaactgttggactattttctcacgcacttgttcacaaagaggtgaacctcgccccatcttcgcttgtgaatgactgagcaattcagggaagctccttttctacccaatcatggcacccacctgttcccaatgagcctgttcacctgtgggatgttccaaacacgtgtttgatgagcattcctcaactttctcagtcttttttgccacctgtcccagcttttgtggaacgtgttgcagccataaaattctaagtgaatgattatttgctaaaaacaatcaagttgatcagtttgaacattaaatatcttgtctttgtagtgtattcaattaaatataggtcgaacatgatttgcaaatcattgtactctgtttttatttgtttaacacaatgtcccaacttcattggaattgggtttatAAAAGTAACACACACAACTGAGCAAGAGTctatatttgtgaaaaaaacatgaaattgaccacatttggacataggaggtttcAGCCCAACACCAGCAAAAAGGGGGTTCCCCAAACAggaagaagtattttccaaagcaagtcttttttgACATCACCGCCATTCTATAACCCTCTCGCCTCCGGTCCCTTTCAGAAACACTCGGGGAAACATCGGTGCAACATATTTGCAAGTGTTAGTTCTCCTTCATTTATGTGCGATCACGTGATCATGCGATAGTTCTCCCTTGGAGGACTTCATTGATTCTAGATCGGCAGCGGAACAGAATCTTTGCGCGTGGTGTTCTGtaatgaccaaaactgttaaatgtcagatttttttatttttatttccacgTGTGGCATCTGAAACAGataaacaaacttttaaaattgtttgtaCAAGGCCTTATGCGTGTCAGAGACTTTAGTAAGCGTCTACCATCTGAAGGACGGGAACTCATGTGTTCTGTCGGTCACGATACATCGCTGGCAAAGACAGATAATCAAAGGTATAGTTGTAAATAATATTAATTCTCAGACGAATGAGGTGGAgttggataatttcccgcggCACACCTGATGACCACTCACAGAACACAAGTGTGCCACAGCAGCCTGGTTGCCAATGACTCGAGACCATTTAACCCACACTTTTCTTCTGAAGAAAATAACAGAAGTGAGATTGtaactttgtttttgtagttgATTACTTTT is a window encoding:
- the LOC133481247 gene encoding galactose-specific lectin nattectin-like, translated to MRMTHSTFQGCVKLPYKRPARLRLQHILSASSIGTAKMAFTLRSLFLLCGISGLLAAVRADKDGNYCPKGWTQLDDHCYIFVQQLRTFIDAEQICILRGGNLVSILDAKENALVLELIRDTLGNIQDTWIGHHDGVAEGTFLWTDGSPVDFEAYTPPQPDDFNDMEDCVEISDETEAWNDDQCTDLNFFVCIKEAHEH